The bacterium genome contains the following window.
ACTTGGCATCCAGCCGCCAACGGACGATTTCTATGAAGAGCTGGTACACGCATTCGGGAAGGACGGAATCTCAGCATCCGTCTGACCCGACATCGGCTATCAGGCCATGGGAGAAGTAGATGGAATTCCGCGATCGCGTGGTGCTTGTCACTGGAGCGTCCTCTGGAATCGGACGTGCGCTCGCGCTTGCGCTCGGCAAGGCCGGAGCTCAGGTAGGACTCGTGGCACGGCGCCGCGAGCGCCTGGAGGAAGTCGCCGCGACGATCGGCCCTGCCGCGCTCGTCCTCCCGGGTGACGTCACGGACGATGATTTCTGCGCCTGGGCCGTCGAGGAGTTGGTTCGCCGCCATGGGCGCGTCGACGTCGCAATCGCGAACGCCGGACTCTCAATGAATGCTCCGTTCGAGAAGACCGATCCTGAAGTCTTCCGTCGACTCCTCGATGTCAACTATTTCGGCGCCCTGCACGTTGCGCGACACGCGCTGCGCTATCTCGAGCAATCGCGCGGAAGCCTTGTCTTCATTTCGAGCGTCGTCGGAAAGCGTGGCTTCCCGACACGTAGCGGATACGCCGCTGCGAAGTTCGCGGTTCACGGTCTCTTCGAATCACTGCGTGCCGAGCTGGCCGGCCGCGATGTCCACATCGGGATCGTCTGCCCAGGATTCACGGAGACGGAGATCCGGGAGACCGCACACGATGCCTCCGGCCAACAGCGCAGCGAAGCCGGGCCGACCACCGGCCGCGTCATGAGCCCAGCACAGGCCGCGGACGGGATCCTTCAGGCGATCACACGTCGCAAGCGCGAGGTCATCCTGACTCCCGAGGGCAAGCTGATGGTGCTGCTCAATCGGCTGATGCCGGGACTCGCCGATCGCGTCGCAGCGCGGGCCGTTGCATGAAGAAAGGAGGGCCAGGGATGAGAGTGCTACTCACGGGCGCGTCAGGTTTTCTGGGGAGACGCATCATGGCTCTCCTTCGCGCAGACGGCCACACCGTGACGGCGCTGTTGCTGCCAGAAGAGCCCGAGGCCAGCCTCCTCGCCGATGGCTTCGTCCGCGGCGACATCACGCGTCCCGAGAGTCTCCTGGGTGCAATGGAAGATCAGGATGCCGTCGTCCACCTCGCGGGAGCAGTCGGCTATGGCCAGAGCTTCGCACGTTGCCGAAGCCTG
Protein-coding sequences here:
- a CDS encoding SDR family oxidoreductase, with translation MEFRDRVVLVTGASSGIGRALALALGKAGAQVGLVARRRERLEEVAATIGPAALVLPGDVTDDDFCAWAVEELVRRHGRVDVAIANAGLSMNAPFEKTDPEVFRRLLDVNYFGALHVARHALRYLEQSRGSLVFISSVVGKRGFPTRSGYAAAKFAVHGLFESLRAELAGRDVHIGIVCPGFTETEIRETAHDASGQQRSEAGPTTGRVMSPAQAADGILQAITRRKREVILTPEGKLMVLLNRLMPGLADRVAARAVA